In Dermacentor variabilis isolate Ectoservices unplaced genomic scaffold, ASM5094787v1 scaffold_15, whole genome shotgun sequence, a single genomic region encodes these proteins:
- the LOC142567930 gene encoding uncharacterized protein LOC142567930, protein MDFDTHFSKTTRAAALRHQQQCPHTATGGLNFLVGAGNAARVRGSFLLAAAPVSTFLWSRHGWPRAFVNGTADSGKHRQRVRHSGRGSAGAISAWLLAASAETKTMAHRRRNELAAGTACHRRRSLNRPRVVEASAHRLTITGALRSPGHSSSGGAWRKGDVSRFECTHSFCVAGSARGAQVPAVMAFDALPSSPASPNGACSSARPSTPPLY, encoded by the exons ATGGATTTCGACACGCACTTCAGCAAGACAACACGTGCGGCGGCACTCAGGCACCAGCAACAGTGCCCGCACACGGCTACTGGCGGGCTCAACTTTCTCGTCGGTGCAGGAAACGCGGCTCGCGTCCGGGGATCCTTCCTTCTCGCGGCTGCGCCCGTTTCGACGTTCCTTTGGTCCAGGCACGGTTGGCCACGCGCCTTTGTCAACGGAACCGCGGACAG CGGAAAGCACCGCCAACGAGTCAGGCATTCTGGTCGCGGATCTGCTGGTGCAATCTCGGCGTGGCTTCTCGCTGCATCTGCAGAAACCAAGACGATGGCTCACAGGAGgcggaacgagctcgcagctggcaCAGCGTGTCATCGAAGGCGATCTCTAAACCGGCCTCGTGTTGTCGAAGCCTCCGCCCACCGCCTGACCATCACTGGAGCACTGCGCAGTCCTGGCCACAGTTCCAGCGGTGGTGCTTGGCGCAAGGGCGACGTGTCTCGCTTTGAGTGTACCCACAGCTTTTGCGTGGCTGGCTCAGCGCGTGGAGCCCAGGTTCCCGCCGTCATGGCCTTCgatgcgctgccttcttccccggCCAGCCCCAACGGAGCTTGCAGTTCCGCGAGGCCGAGTACTCCTCCGCTATACTGA